The sequence below is a genomic window from Gammaproteobacteria bacterium.
AGTTCGTCATAGTCGTGGACAGCGACGTCGATACCCGCGACTGGCGGGATGTCATCTGGGCAATGACCACACGCATGGATCCGGTCCGAGACATCACCCTGATCGACCACACCCCGATCGACTATCTCGATTTCGCCTCTCCGGTCTCGGGTCTCGGGTCGAAGGTCGGGTTCGACGCCACCAACAAATGGCCGGGGGAGACGCAACGGGAATGGGGACGCCCGATCGTTATGGCCCAGGCGGTCAAGGAACGCGTCGACGCGTTGTGGCCGCAACTGGGATTGGATTGAGGATTCGTAGGGATTGGCTTCCGGCCAGATGAATCAGCGTTCATGCCAACTAGAAAACCGCTGCCTTAGGCGATTTCTGTCAAATGACATACCATCCTGTTTGTCTTTTCGTCCGTCCTCCGTGTTGCGACAACCGTACCATAGTTCGACTATGCGCCTGTTGTCGCGCCTTGATGACGAACGATCCCGGCGCGGCGCTGTCCCTGCTTTGCTTGGGCACCGGTCTTGGGCTTCCTGCCCAAGCCGTTCACTGCTTCGCAGCTCACCCGGCGCGATCTGGTACGCTATTTTCCGGCAATCGCCTTATTTCGGGCACTATGCTCCGGGCTACCGCCTTTTCGGATTCGCTCAACTTTTGCACTCGGAATAGTCATGGTGAAATTGCCCTATTGATTTGCCAAGTCAACCGCAGCCGATGCCGGGATTGCTCTTACGTTTGCGTAGCACTTTATAACAGCAATCAGTGCTGGAACGACGCCGACAAAAATGAAGACCAGATCGCCCGGCGTTCTCAGCCACTCGATGAGCCGTGGCAAGTCCTGGCCCGTGTAAGTAAGACCGCGAGCGTGCCAGTAGCCGTTCTCCAGCACGTCCACTAGTTGCAGAATTCCACCAGGAAACAGGCTGAAGATAACCATCATCGCCAGACCCACGTTCAATCCCCAGAACGACACCCTGAAATACTTCTGTAGCTCAGTCCACTGTGATTCGGTGGATACGTGGCGTACGGAGAAAACCATCAGGGCAATTGCCAGCATACCGAACACGCCCATCATCGCCGCATGGCCGTGATTAACCGTGAGTAGGGTGCCGACCTCGAAGTAACTCACGATCGGCAAGTTGATCAGGAACCCGAAAACACCGGCGCCGAGGAAATTCCACGCACCGACTGCCATGATGAAATAGAACGTCCAATTGTGAGGGACAGGAATCGGGTTGCCCGAGAGGTCGCGCTGGGTTCGCGTCACTTTGATGAAATCCCAGGCATCGAGTGTCAACAACGTGAGCGGCACGACTTCGAGGGCCGAGAAAACGGCACTCAACGCCATGTTCAGTTCCGAGTGCCCGTTGAAGTACCAGTGATGTCCTGTGCCGATCAAGCCCCCGCCGAAATAGAGAATTGCGTCGAGATAGATCACGCGCGTAGCGGTCGTACGCGTAACTACGCCCAGGCCCGAGAGAATGATAGCAACGAGCACTGTGACGAAGAACTCGAAGAAGCCCTCGACCCAAAGGTGGATAATCCAGAAGCGCCAGGTATCGACAATGGAGAAGTGCGTCGTGCCATCAAAGAACATCGCGGGAAGGTAAAATATAGGAATCGCGAGCGCTGCTAACAGGAAAAAGCCGGTCAGCTCTTTCGACTTCGGTGACTTCAGGGACGGTGCCACTCCTCGAACCAGCAAGCCGAACCAAAAGATCAGGCCGATTGCCAGGAGAATCTGCCATGCGCGCCCGAGTTCTAGGTATTCCCAGCCCTGGTTGCCGAACCAAAACCAATGATCCGGCAACCATTGAAAGGTCCCGGCCCATTCGCCGAGCAAGCTTCCGGCGACAACGACAAAGAGCGCGCCGAACAAGATGTGAATCAGCGTTGCCTGATGCTTCGGTTCATGTCCACCGACCTCGGTTGCCAGGAGCAGGGCGCCCGCAACATACGAT
It includes:
- a CDS encoding cbb3-type cytochrome c oxidase subunit I, translated to MNSDERIRTAPPADHLSSWWLRSVLIVMAIGFSVLIYLTVKVHHDAPPLPQQVVDSRGAVLFEKFDIQNGQQVFLKYGLMNNGSIWGHGAYLGPDFSAQYLHNLGLDVANAHAQAQFGRRFEELAPSERAVVEGLVKAQLKENRYESDTGRLVLTDAEVNSFDRQQAWWAEYFRSPEGNGGLPAEFLKDREELRDLSAFFAWTAWASVTNRPDESATYTNNFPYDTLVGNTPTGGALLWSALSLIALLGGTALVLLAFGKFDYLGWKSSDTHVEPGLVPGHPTPSQRAVIKFFVIVGLLFLAQTLVGGATAHYRADPGSFYGVNISGFLPSNILRTWHLQLAIFWIATSYVAGALLLATEVGGHEPKHQATLIHILFGALFVVVAGSLLGEWAGTFQWLPDHWFWFGNQGWEYLELGRAWQILLAIGLIFWFGLLVRGVAPSLKSPKSKELTGFFLLAALAIPIFYLPAMFFDGTTHFSIVDTWRFWIIHLWVEGFFEFFVTVLVAIILSGLGVVTRTTATRVIYLDAILYFGGGLIGTGHHWYFNGHSELNMALSAVFSALEVVPLTLLTLDAWDFIKVTRTQRDLSGNPIPVPHNWTFYFIMAVGAWNFLGAGVFGFLINLPIVSYFEVGTLLTVNHGHAAMMGVFGMLAIALMVFSVRHVSTESQWTELQKYFRVSFWGLNVGLAMMVIFSLFPGGILQLVDVLENGYWHARGLTYTGQDLPRLIEWLRTPGDLVFIFVGVVPALIAVIKCYANVRAIPASAAVDLANQ